From the Synechococcus sp. HK01-R genome, one window contains:
- a CDS encoding DMT family transporter yields the protein MGALLNAIRARQSATQWRACGLLIACSLAFSLMTVCVKHLGGQLPVAEIVLVRSFISIAITLSMLRQAQVSPWGQRRGLLLLRGALGTTALLFFFEALARLPLAAATLIQYTYPTLTALSAWLMLGEPLRKRISIAVLLGWLGVTLVVQPQWIANAGADLTAVQNLSMVAVLIGLGGALLTALAYVSVRQLSRSEHPLVIVFYFPLVSVPATLPFLWHSAVWPSATQWLWLVGVGLFTQLGQVWLTEGLAALPAARATSINYVQVVFATIWGVLFFAEPVTSTVVLGATCVLGATLISLSARQPPPDQVGSIGSG from the coding sequence ATGGGAGCCCTGCTCAACGCGATCCGAGCGCGTCAGTCAGCGACGCAATGGAGAGCCTGCGGACTCCTGATCGCCTGCTCGCTGGCTTTCAGCCTGATGACCGTTTGCGTCAAGCATCTCGGGGGCCAACTGCCCGTCGCGGAAATCGTGCTCGTGCGCTCCTTCATCAGCATCGCCATCACGCTGAGCATGCTGCGCCAGGCGCAGGTCTCGCCCTGGGGCCAACGGCGGGGACTCCTCCTGCTGCGTGGTGCGCTCGGCACCACGGCTCTGCTGTTCTTCTTCGAAGCCCTCGCTCGCCTACCCCTGGCGGCGGCGACCCTGATCCAATACACCTATCCCACGCTCACAGCTCTGTCCGCCTGGCTGATGTTGGGAGAACCCTTGCGTAAGCGAATCAGCATCGCCGTGCTGCTGGGCTGGCTAGGGGTGACCCTGGTGGTACAGCCCCAATGGATCGCCAACGCTGGAGCTGACCTGACGGCAGTGCAAAACCTGTCGATGGTGGCCGTGCTGATCGGCCTCGGTGGGGCTTTGCTCACGGCGCTGGCTTACGTGAGCGTGCGTCAGCTCTCCAGGAGCGAACACCCCCTTGTGATCGTCTTCTACTTTCCGCTTGTCTCCGTGCCCGCCACCCTTCCCTTTCTGTGGCATTCGGCAGTGTGGCCCTCCGCGACCCAGTGGCTCTGGCTGGTCGGCGTTGGTCTCTTCACCCAACTGGGCCAGGTCTGGCTGACGGAGGGCCTGGCCGCACTGCCGGCGGCACGCGCCACCTCCATCAACTACGTCCAGGTGGTCTTTGCCACGATCTGGGGGGTGCTGTTCTTCGCAGAGCCGGTCACCAGCACGGTGGTACTCGGTGCAACCTGCGTCCTTGGGGCGACCCTGATCAGCTTGAGCGCCCGCCAACCTCCCCCTGATCAGGTGGGGTCGATCGGCAGCGGATAA
- the rpsO gene encoding 30S ribosomal protein S15: MSLDTTEKQQLINTHQTHATDTGSAEVQVAMLSERISKLSSHLQQNIHDFSSRQGLLKMIGRRKRLLSYVRGKSEERYSSLIAKLGIRG; encoded by the coding sequence ATGTCGCTCGATACCACCGAAAAGCAGCAACTGATCAACACCCATCAGACTCACGCCACCGACACCGGATCGGCTGAGGTCCAGGTGGCGATGCTGAGCGAGCGCATCTCCAAGCTCAGCAGCCACCTCCAGCAGAACATCCACGACTTCTCCTCTCGCCAGGGCCTGCTCAAGATGATCGGCCGCCGGAAGCGCCTGCTCAGCTACGTGCGTGGCAAGAGCGAGGAGCGCTACAGCAGCCTGATCGCCAAACTGGGGATCCGCGGCTGA
- the gatA gene encoding Asp-tRNA(Asn)/Glu-tRNA(Gln) amidotransferase subunit GatA: protein MAIAEWRQQLERGEVSARELTDHHLARIAAVDPSLHAYLEVTADRARADADRIDAARQAGETLPPLAGVPLAIKDNLCTRGVRTTCASRMLEQFVPPYESTVTDRLWKAGAVLLGKTNLDEFAMGGSTETSAFGPTGNPWNLDHVPGGSSGGSAAALAAGECMAALGSDTGGSIRQPASFCGVVGLKPTYGRISRYGLVAFASSLDQVGPFTSTVADAAALLQVMAGEDPRDSTCLKVPVPDYSATLSDPIDGLRVGLVRECFEQEGLDPQVKAAVLAAADQLQNLGAELVDVSCPRFNDGIATYYVIAPSEASANLARYDGVKYGFRAEAADSLISMTARSRAEGFGPEVQRRILIGTYALSAGYVDAYYRKAQQVRTLIRQDFDAAYRSVDVLLTPTAPTTSFRKGAHADDPLAMYLADLLTIPANLAGLPAISVPCGFDTAGLPIGVQLIGNVLQEQRLLQVAHQYEQSAAVMQRRPEGVLIPS, encoded by the coding sequence ATGGCGATCGCCGAGTGGCGTCAGCAACTTGAACGGGGTGAGGTTTCGGCCCGTGAGCTCACGGACCACCATCTGGCCCGCATCGCCGCCGTTGATCCGAGCCTCCACGCTTACCTGGAGGTGACTGCCGATCGCGCCAGGGCCGATGCCGATCGCATTGATGCCGCTAGGCAGGCCGGTGAGACCCTCCCACCGCTCGCTGGTGTGCCGCTGGCCATCAAGGACAACCTCTGCACGCGCGGAGTCCGCACGACCTGCGCCAGCAGGATGCTGGAACAATTCGTTCCGCCCTACGAATCCACCGTCACCGATCGCCTTTGGAAGGCTGGTGCCGTGCTGCTCGGGAAGACCAATCTCGATGAATTCGCCATGGGCGGATCGACGGAAACTTCAGCCTTCGGTCCCACAGGCAATCCCTGGAACCTCGATCATGTTCCAGGCGGTAGCTCGGGTGGCAGCGCCGCTGCTCTCGCCGCCGGGGAATGCATGGCGGCCCTCGGTTCGGATACCGGCGGGTCGATTCGTCAGCCCGCTTCCTTTTGTGGTGTGGTCGGTCTGAAGCCCACCTATGGCCGCATCAGTCGTTATGGCTTGGTGGCTTTCGCCAGCTCTTTAGACCAGGTGGGTCCCTTCACCAGCACGGTTGCTGATGCCGCTGCTCTGCTCCAGGTCATGGCTGGTGAGGATCCCCGTGACTCCACCTGCCTGAAGGTGCCTGTGCCCGATTACAGCGCCACCCTGTCCGATCCGATCGATGGATTGCGGGTGGGCCTGGTGCGGGAGTGTTTTGAACAGGAGGGTCTCGACCCCCAGGTGAAGGCTGCAGTGCTCGCTGCCGCTGACCAACTTCAGAACCTCGGGGCTGAATTGGTTGATGTGAGCTGCCCGCGATTCAACGACGGCATCGCCACGTATTACGTCATCGCCCCATCGGAGGCTTCCGCCAATCTCGCCCGTTATGACGGCGTCAAATACGGCTTCCGGGCAGAGGCTGCTGACAGCCTGATCAGCATGACGGCACGCTCAAGGGCCGAAGGGTTCGGGCCTGAAGTGCAGCGCAGGATTCTCATCGGCACCTACGCGCTCTCCGCTGGTTACGTCGATGCCTATTACCGCAAGGCTCAGCAGGTGCGCACCTTGATCCGTCAGGACTTTGACGCTGCTTACCGCTCCGTGGATGTGCTCCTCACCCCCACGGCGCCGACCACCTCATTCCGGAAGGGAGCCCATGCGGATGATCCTCTGGCGATGTATCTCGCCGATCTGCTCACGATTCCGGCCAACCTGGCGGGTCTGCCGGCCATCAGCGTTCCCTGCGGTTTCGACACAGCCGGCCTGCCGATCGGTGTTCAGTTGATCGGCAACGTGCTTCAGGAGCAGCGCCTGCTCCAGGTGGCCCATCAGTACGAGCAGTCGGCGGCTGTCATGCAGCGACGCCCCGAGGGTGTGCTGATCCCATCCTGA
- a CDS encoding DUF1816 domain-containing protein, translating to MGPLIRPLRSFANGLGLAWWARVQTHGPDVTYWFGPFVTRGSLERELPSFLEDVASEAPVSIDHSCLRCRRGEPFTIPASDG from the coding sequence ATGGGCCCCCTGATCCGGCCGCTGCGCAGCTTCGCCAACGGTCTTGGACTGGCCTGGTGGGCAAGGGTTCAGACCCATGGCCCCGATGTGACCTATTGGTTCGGCCCTTTTGTGACGCGTGGAAGCCTCGAGCGGGAACTGCCCTCGTTTCTTGAGGATGTGGCATCTGAGGCGCCGGTCTCGATCGACCACAGCTGCCTGCGCTGCCGCCGTGGCGAGCCCTTCACCATCCCGGCAAGCGACGGCTGA
- a CDS encoding PAM68 family protein — protein MADPRNPLPFEPRKGGPSGGRPKATEAIPKHVANRMARRVVIATGIPSVMGMAVFVVSYLLVSRGIMDIPPGLTLVSSGAFFLLGLGGLSYGVLSASWEPTPGTLLGFENLRPNLQRMRASIKAQKQG, from the coding sequence ATGGCCGACCCCCGAAATCCTCTGCCCTTCGAGCCTCGCAAGGGAGGACCATCGGGAGGTCGGCCTAAGGCAACAGAAGCCATTCCGAAGCATGTCGCCAACCGGATGGCACGGCGGGTCGTGATCGCCACGGGTATTCCCTCTGTGATGGGAATGGCTGTCTTTGTGGTCAGCTACCTGCTGGTCAGTCGCGGAATCATGGACATTCCCCCCGGACTCACCTTGGTGAGCTCTGGGGCTTTTTTCTTGCTGGGTCTTGGCGGACTCAGCTACGGCGTGCTCTCCGCCAGCTGGGAACCCACCCCTGGCACTCTGTTGGGCTTTGAAAATCTTCGGCCGAACCTCCAACGGATGCGAGCGTCGATCAAGGCCCAGAAGCAGGGATGA
- the ruvA gene encoding Holliday junction branch migration protein RuvA, with amino-acid sequence MIGWLQGERIDSWEQGSRKGLLINCSGVGYEVQLAERHLHRLSDGSHCTLWIHQVQKDDGCSLFGFPERHERDLFRILIAVNGVGPQMGLSLLECCNPEELVNAILEGDLRRLSQAQGVGKRTAERLAVELRERLASWSQRSEAPLSLVDRSDVKALPIQAEALQELEVTLMALGYEDLEIRRALRAVAAEESKPEASDGDAWLRESLRRLSLEAG; translated from the coding sequence ATGATCGGCTGGCTGCAAGGGGAGCGCATCGACAGCTGGGAACAGGGCAGCCGCAAGGGGCTTCTGATCAACTGCTCAGGGGTCGGCTACGAAGTGCAGCTGGCAGAACGGCATCTGCACCGACTGAGCGATGGCAGCCACTGCACCCTCTGGATTCACCAGGTGCAAAAAGACGACGGTTGCAGCCTGTTCGGCTTTCCCGAGCGGCACGAACGGGACCTCTTCCGGATTCTGATCGCCGTCAACGGAGTGGGACCTCAGATGGGACTTTCGCTGCTGGAGTGCTGCAATCCGGAGGAACTGGTCAACGCGATTCTTGAGGGAGACCTACGGCGTCTCAGCCAGGCCCAAGGGGTAGGCAAACGGACGGCTGAACGGTTGGCGGTGGAACTGCGCGAGCGGCTGGCGAGCTGGAGTCAGCGCAGTGAAGCGCCCCTCTCCCTGGTGGACCGTAGTGACGTGAAGGCCCTACCAATCCAGGCGGAAGCCCTGCAGGAGCTTGAGGTCACCCTGATGGCGCTGGGCTACGAAGACCTGGAGATCCGCCGGGCCCTCAGGGCGGTGGCAGCGGAAGAGTCAAAACCAGAGGCCTCGGATGGGGATGCCTGGCTGAGGGAAAGCCTGCGGCGTCTCAGCCTTGAAGCCGGCTGA
- the dnaG gene encoding DNA primase — translation MAMPRLHPRTIEAVKERADIVDVVGEHVVLKKKGREFVGICPFHDDSKPSMTVSPAKQFYYCFSCGAGGNSIKFLMELQRQSFGDVVLDLARKYQLPVETVEGPQQERLRQQLSRRDRLHRALALAAGWFRSQLKQPVGAEALAYLRESRGLSEATLESFELGYAPDHWDGLLSHLQQVEGMPPELLEAAGLVVPRKGGNGFYDRFRHRVMVPIRDRQGRVIGFGGRSLDGSEPKYLNSPETEVFEKGKHLFGLDRAANPIRKDDRAVVVEGYFDVIALHAAGITNAVASLGTALSSQQITQLCRCSDGKRIVLNFDADGAGVRAANRAIGEVEQLALQGQLELRVLHLPSGKDPDEYLKEHGAGDYRALLDQAPLWLDWQIEQVLEGRDLAKADQFQQAVAALVQLLGKLPQSAIRTHYLQQVAERLSGGQGRVALQLEDDLRQQVKGQRWHGRSARFEQPGESSQRERCEAELLRLYLHCPSHRGVIRRELRQRELEDFGLQHHRLLWSAISELEETNLDAGQLEAISRGEDPGHALADLDLPRLLTDQLILENSALVSRLTPLLEPGELQMLALANPIQQLRGTAAMLERQKSIKRCRHLLEAWGGQRLETLERCIASLISQVQPESDVAIDMEARIQTMFEELNADALRFQDLYYSERKHLAHLDQQRCAGYTVSAIPQTDALPPAA, via the coding sequence ATGGCGATGCCCCGGCTCCACCCCCGCACGATTGAAGCCGTCAAGGAGCGTGCCGACATCGTTGATGTGGTTGGTGAGCACGTTGTGCTCAAGAAGAAGGGGCGTGAGTTCGTCGGCATTTGCCCGTTTCACGACGACAGCAAGCCGTCGATGACGGTGTCGCCCGCCAAGCAGTTCTATTACTGCTTTTCCTGCGGGGCCGGAGGGAACTCCATCAAGTTTTTGATGGAGTTGCAGCGTCAGAGTTTCGGCGATGTGGTCCTGGATCTCGCTCGGAAATATCAGTTGCCGGTCGAAACGGTCGAGGGGCCCCAACAGGAGCGTCTGAGGCAGCAGCTCTCGCGCCGTGATCGTCTTCACCGCGCCTTAGCCCTGGCGGCGGGATGGTTCCGAAGTCAGCTCAAGCAGCCTGTCGGCGCTGAGGCGCTGGCCTATCTGCGTGAGTCCAGAGGGTTGAGTGAGGCCACCCTCGAGAGTTTTGAACTTGGCTATGCCCCCGATCACTGGGATGGTCTGCTGAGCCATCTGCAGCAGGTGGAGGGGATGCCTCCCGAATTGCTGGAAGCGGCCGGTCTCGTCGTGCCCCGTAAGGGCGGCAACGGCTTCTATGACCGTTTCCGCCACCGGGTGATGGTGCCGATCCGCGACCGGCAGGGTCGCGTGATCGGGTTCGGTGGCCGCAGCCTGGATGGTTCGGAACCGAAATACCTCAACTCCCCTGAAACGGAGGTGTTTGAGAAGGGCAAGCATCTTTTTGGCCTGGATCGGGCTGCCAATCCGATCCGTAAGGACGACCGCGCCGTTGTGGTGGAGGGCTATTTCGATGTGATCGCACTCCATGCGGCCGGAATTACCAATGCAGTCGCCTCCCTGGGGACGGCCCTCAGCAGTCAGCAGATCACCCAACTCTGTCGCTGCAGTGACGGCAAACGCATCGTGCTCAATTTCGATGCAGACGGTGCCGGGGTGCGGGCCGCCAACCGGGCCATCGGTGAGGTGGAGCAGCTGGCCTTGCAGGGGCAGCTCGAGCTGAGGGTGCTGCATCTGCCCTCGGGCAAGGATCCTGATGAGTACCTCAAGGAGCACGGCGCCGGCGACTATCGCGCCCTGCTCGATCAGGCTCCTCTCTGGCTTGATTGGCAGATCGAGCAAGTGCTCGAGGGACGTGATCTGGCAAAAGCCGATCAGTTTCAGCAAGCTGTTGCCGCCCTGGTGCAACTCCTGGGCAAGTTGCCCCAGTCAGCCATCCGTACCCATTACCTGCAGCAGGTCGCTGAACGGCTCAGCGGCGGCCAGGGGCGTGTGGCGCTTCAGCTCGAGGACGATCTACGCCAGCAGGTCAAGGGGCAGCGCTGGCATGGGCGCTCAGCCCGGTTCGAGCAACCGGGGGAATCCAGTCAGCGTGAGCGCTGTGAAGCGGAGCTCCTGCGCCTTTACCTGCATTGCCCATCGCATCGCGGTGTGATCCGCAGGGAGTTGCGGCAGAGGGAATTGGAGGACTTTGGACTTCAACATCACCGCTTGCTCTGGTCTGCCATCAGTGAGCTGGAGGAAACCAACCTGGATGCTGGCCAGCTGGAGGCCATCAGCAGGGGGGAGGATCCCGGGCATGCACTTGCGGATCTGGATCTGCCCCGGTTGCTCACCGATCAGCTCATTCTTGAGAACAGCGCGCTGGTGTCGCGTCTGACCCCCCTGTTGGAGCCGGGTGAGTTGCAGATGCTGGCGTTGGCGAATCCGATCCAGCAGCTGCGCGGCACCGCCGCCATGCTCGAGCGGCAGAAGAGCATCAAACGTTGCCGCCATCTCTTGGAAGCCTGGGGTGGTCAACGGCTGGAGACTCTTGAGCGCTGCATCGCCTCTCTGATCAGTCAGGTGCAGCCCGAGTCCGACGTTGCCATCGACATGGAGGCGCGCATCCAGACCATGTTTGAGGAGCTGAACGCGGATGCATTGCGCTTCCAGGATCTGTATTACAGCGAACGCAAACACCTGGCCCATCTCGACCAGCAGCGTTGCGCCGGCTACACCGTGAGCGCGATCCCGCAGACTGATGCGTTGCCACCAGCGGCCTGA
- a CDS encoding DNA polymerase III subunit alpha — MAFVPLHNHSDYSLLDGASQLPQMVERVKELGMPALALTDHGVMYGAIELLKLCKAAGIKPIIGNEMYVINGSIEDPQQKKERRYHLVVLAKNATGYRNLVKLTSISHLRGMRGKGIFSRACIDKQLLKEHSEGLIVATACLGGEIPQAILRGRPEVARDVARWYQEVFGEDFYLEIQDHGSLEDRIVNVEIVRIARELGIGLIATNDAHYLTRNDVEAHDALLCVLTGKLISDEKRLRYTGTEYIRSEEEMGRLFADHLEPDVVQEAIATTARVAEKVEDYDILGRYQMPRFPIPDGHTPVSYLQQVSEQGLRHRLGLDDSAAIDPLYGKRLTYELGIMEQMGFPTYFLVVWDYIRFAREQGIPVGPGRGSAAGSLVAYALGITNIDPVSNGLLFERFLNPERKSMPDIDTDFCIERRSEVIDYVTQRYGDDKVAQIITFNRMTSKAVLKDVARVLDIPYGDADRLAKLIPVVRGKPAKLAAMIGDESPNPEFRQKYESDPVVKRWVDMAMRIEGTNKTFGVHAAGVVIAADPLDELVPLQRNNDGQVITQYFMEDVESMGLLKMDFLGLKNLTMIDKTLELVESSLGQRIDPDQLPPQDDATFALLARGDLEGIFQLESTGMRQIVRDLKPSSLEDISSILALYRPGPLDAGLIPKFINRKHGREAIDFAHQSLEPILQETYGIMVYQEQIMRIAQDLAGYSLGEADLLRRAMGKKKVSEMQKHRGIFVKGACERGVDEKVADELFDQMVLFAEYCFNKSHSTAYGAVTYQTAYLKAHYPVAYMAALLTVNAGASDKVQRYISNCNAMGIEVMPPDVNASGTDFTPTGERILFGLSAVRNLGDGAIRQLIASREADGPFQSLADLCDRLPSSVLNRRSLESLIHCGAMDALEPQANRAQLMADLDLLLDWASSRAKDRERGQGNLFDLMAASSDDDGQGGADLSLAPKASPVPDYHPSVKLRLEKELVGFYLSDHPLKQLTPPARLLAPIGLGSLQEQADKAKVSAIAMISELRQVTTRKGDRMAVLQLEDLTGSCEAVVFPKSYARLSDHLLAEARLLVWASVDRRDERVQLIVDDCRAIDDLRLLLVELNPEQASDVAIQHKLRECLQVHRPQQDELGVRVPVVAAVRQGADVRYVRLGSQFCVRDAQLAATALEQQSFAARCSEPLLR, encoded by the coding sequence ATGGCATTCGTCCCTCTCCATAACCACAGCGATTACAGCCTTCTCGATGGCGCCTCCCAGCTTCCCCAGATGGTGGAGCGGGTCAAGGAGCTGGGGATGCCTGCGCTCGCACTCACTGATCACGGTGTGATGTATGGGGCGATCGAGCTCCTGAAGTTATGCAAGGCCGCTGGGATCAAGCCGATCATCGGCAACGAGATGTATGTGATCAACGGCTCGATTGAAGATCCGCAGCAGAAGAAGGAGCGTCGTTATCACCTGGTGGTGCTTGCCAAGAACGCCACTGGTTATCGCAATCTGGTCAAGCTCACCAGCATCAGCCATCTACGGGGGATGCGGGGCAAAGGAATCTTTTCGCGTGCCTGCATCGATAAGCAGTTGCTGAAGGAGCACAGCGAAGGCCTGATCGTGGCCACGGCCTGTCTCGGCGGGGAGATTCCCCAGGCGATTCTGCGGGGGCGTCCTGAGGTGGCGCGGGATGTAGCTCGCTGGTACCAAGAGGTCTTCGGCGAAGACTTTTACCTCGAGATTCAAGACCATGGATCGCTCGAGGATCGGATCGTCAATGTGGAGATTGTGCGGATCGCTCGCGAATTGGGCATCGGCCTGATTGCCACCAACGATGCTCACTACCTCACCCGCAACGATGTGGAGGCCCATGACGCGCTTCTCTGTGTGCTCACAGGCAAGCTGATCAGCGACGAGAAGCGACTGCGATACACCGGCACCGAGTACATCCGTAGCGAGGAGGAGATGGGGCGCCTGTTCGCTGACCACCTCGAGCCCGATGTCGTGCAGGAGGCGATTGCCACCACAGCACGGGTGGCCGAAAAGGTCGAGGACTATGACATCCTCGGCCGTTATCAGATGCCCCGCTTCCCGATACCGGATGGGCATACCCCCGTGAGTTATCTCCAGCAGGTGTCTGAGCAGGGGCTCCGGCATCGTCTTGGTCTCGATGATTCCGCTGCCATTGATCCTCTCTATGGCAAGAGGCTCACCTATGAGCTTGGGATCATGGAGCAGATGGGGTTCCCCACCTACTTCTTGGTGGTCTGGGATTACATCCGCTTTGCTCGAGAACAGGGCATTCCTGTTGGCCCGGGCCGTGGTTCTGCGGCAGGGTCCCTCGTGGCCTATGCCCTAGGGATCACCAATATCGACCCGGTGAGTAATGGCTTGCTGTTTGAGCGATTCCTCAATCCGGAACGTAAGTCGATGCCTGATATCGATACGGATTTCTGCATCGAGCGTCGTAGTGAGGTGATTGATTACGTCACCCAGCGCTATGGCGACGACAAGGTGGCTCAGATCATTACGTTCAACCGGATGACATCAAAGGCCGTCCTGAAGGATGTGGCGCGCGTGTTGGATATTCCCTATGGCGATGCTGATCGGCTGGCGAAATTAATCCCTGTGGTGCGGGGTAAGCCAGCCAAGCTAGCCGCAATGATTGGCGACGAATCTCCCAATCCTGAATTCCGTCAGAAATATGAAAGTGACCCAGTCGTGAAGCGCTGGGTTGATATGGCCATGCGGATCGAGGGTACGAACAAAACCTTCGGGGTGCACGCTGCAGGTGTAGTGATTGCCGCTGATCCCCTTGATGAGCTTGTGCCGTTGCAGCGCAACAACGATGGCCAGGTGATCACCCAATATTTCATGGAGGATGTGGAGTCGATGGGGCTCCTGAAGATGGATTTCCTTGGCCTCAAGAATCTCACCATGATTGATAAGACCCTCGAGCTGGTGGAGTCCAGCCTGGGGCAACGAATTGATCCCGATCAATTACCGCCGCAGGATGATGCAACTTTTGCTTTGTTGGCACGGGGAGATCTGGAAGGTATTTTTCAGCTTGAATCCACTGGCATGCGCCAGATCGTCCGTGATCTCAAGCCATCATCGTTAGAAGATATTTCATCCATTCTCGCGCTTTATCGTCCGGGGCCTTTGGACGCAGGTCTGATTCCAAAATTCATCAACCGTAAGCACGGTCGCGAAGCGATCGACTTTGCCCATCAGTCTCTGGAGCCGATTCTTCAAGAAACCTACGGGATCATGGTGTATCAGGAGCAGATCATGCGAATTGCGCAGGATCTGGCCGGCTATTCCCTGGGGGAAGCTGATCTGCTTCGACGGGCGATGGGCAAGAAAAAAGTGTCGGAAATGCAAAAGCATCGTGGCATTTTCGTGAAGGGTGCCTGTGAGCGTGGGGTTGACGAAAAAGTCGCCGATGAGCTCTTTGACCAGATGGTTCTCTTCGCCGAATATTGCTTCAACAAAAGTCATTCCACCGCCTATGGCGCGGTGACATATCAGACCGCTTATCTCAAGGCGCACTATCCGGTCGCTTACATGGCGGCGCTGCTCACCGTTAATGCTGGTGCCAGCGACAAGGTGCAGCGCTACATCTCCAATTGCAATGCCATGGGCATTGAGGTGATGCCGCCGGATGTGAATGCCTCTGGCACAGACTTCACCCCTACAGGTGAGCGCATCCTGTTTGGCCTTTCCGCTGTGCGTAATTTGGGCGATGGCGCCATCCGCCAGCTCATCGCCAGCCGTGAGGCTGATGGACCGTTCCAGTCGCTTGCCGATCTCTGTGATCGCCTGCCCTCGTCAGTGCTGAATCGCCGCAGCTTGGAATCGTTGATTCACTGCGGAGCGATGGATGCCCTTGAGCCGCAGGCGAATCGTGCCCAGCTGATGGCCGACCTTGATCTGCTGCTTGATTGGGCCTCATCCCGAGCCAAGGATCGGGAACGCGGTCAGGGGAATCTGTTTGATCTCATGGCGGCCTCCTCTGATGATGACGGCCAGGGCGGAGCTGATCTCAGCCTGGCTCCCAAGGCGTCACCGGTGCCTGACTACCACCCCTCCGTGAAGCTTCGGCTTGAGAAGGAACTCGTGGGCTTCTATCTCTCTGATCATCCCCTGAAGCAGCTGACTCCTCCAGCACGGCTGCTCGCCCCAATCGGTTTGGGCAGCCTTCAGGAGCAGGCCGATAAGGCCAAAGTCAGTGCAATCGCGATGATCAGCGAGCTCCGTCAGGTGACGACGCGCAAGGGAGATCGGATGGCGGTTCTCCAGCTGGAGGATCTCACCGGTAGCTGTGAGGCGGTGGTCTTCCCTAAGAGCTATGCGCGTCTCTCCGATCATCTGCTTGCCGAGGCACGGCTGCTCGTTTGGGCCTCTGTCGACCGTCGCGACGAGCGCGTGCAGCTGATTGTTGACGACTGCAGGGCGATTGATGATCTGCGGTTGTTGCTGGTGGAGCTCAACCCCGAGCAGGCCAGTGATGTGGCGATTCAGCACAAACTGCGCGAATGCCTGCAGGTGCATCGCCCCCAGCAGGACGAACTGGGGGTGAGGGTGCCTGTGGTGGCAGCAGTGCGTCAGGGGGCTGATGTGCGCTATGTGCGCCTGGGGTCCCAGTTCTGCGTTCGGGATGCTCAGCTGGCCGCTACTGCTCTGGAACAGCAATCGTTTGCGGCCCGATGCAGTGAACCGCTGCTGCGCTGA